One genomic region from Salvia hispanica cultivar TCC Black 2014 chromosome 2, UniMelb_Shisp_WGS_1.0, whole genome shotgun sequence encodes:
- the LOC125206528 gene encoding secreted RxLR effector protein 161-like, producing the protein MKKVPYANAIGSVMYLMVSTRPGIAYAVSCLSRYMSNPRPVHWEALKWLLANAIGSVMYLMCDDGVELCGFVDSNYANDKDKRKSTTSYVFTVCRSYVSWKSQLQHIVALSTTESEYIAITEAMKETIWLKGVLSKLKFLNDTHVVYSDSQSAIQLCKNPMFHDMTKHIDVRFHFIRDVVEKGEVFLHKVHTDKNPTDIGTKCLPVEKLLSCIKRLHFDCG; encoded by the exons ATGAAAAAGGTGCCTTATGCCAATGCTATAGGTTCTGTGATGTACTTGATGGTTAGTACTAGGCCTGGTATTGCTTATGCTGTGTCTTGCTTGAGTAGATATATGTCTAATCCTAGACCTGTGCACTGGGAGGCTTTGAAATGGCTTCTTGCCAATGCTATAGGTTCTGTGATGTACTTGATG TGTGATGATGGTGTTGAGCTATGTGGCTTTGTTGATTCAAACTATGCTAATGACAAGGACAAGAGAAAGTCCACTACTTCTTATGTGTTTACTGTGTGTAGGTCTTATGTTAGTTGGAAATCTCAATTGCAGCACATAGTTGCCCTCTCCACTACTGAATCAGAATATATAGCCATCACTGAGGCTATGAAGGAGACTATTTGGTTAAAGGGAGTTCTCTCTAAACTTAAATTCTTGAATGATACTCATGTTGTATATTCTGATAGTCAGTCTGCTATACAATTGTGCAAAAACCCTATGTTTCATGATATGACCAAGCATATAGATGTTAGGTTCCATTTCATTAGAGATGTTGTTGAAAAAGGTGAAGTGTTTTTGCATAAGGTGCATACTGATAAGAATCCTACTGACATTGGCACTAAGTGTTTACCTGTGGAAAAATTGCTTTCTTGCATTAAAAGGTTGCATTTTGATTGTGGTTAG
- the LOC125203761 gene encoding flavonol 3-O-glucosyltransferase F3GT2-like: MAFKLHIGVLAFPFGTHAAPLLALVRRLAVSVPDALFSFFNSAASNATLFNATTAYENICPRDVLDGTPRGEPFTGSQFEAVGLFLGASPANFETAIREAERESGLEIRCLLTDAFLWFSGDMAEKRGVPWVPFWTAASCSLSAHVYTDQIVKAIESTENAKQEKALSFIPGLEMATTADLPPEIFLGNNASPLATTINKMVEHLPRSTAVVLNSFEEIDPIITKDLKSKFPNFLNVGPSILASPAPPSAPISDESGCLSWLGGQNRPNSVVYISFGTVITPPENELTALCEALETCRLPFLWSIKDHAVKSLPNGFVDRTISYGKMVAWAPQPQILAHESVGAFVTHCGWNSILESIASCVPLICRPFFGDQKLNSRMVQDSWRIGVRVEGGVFTKSGTIECLKELMTTEKGAKVRENVSLLRDKAVAAVDSQGSSSKNFDKLLEIIGAR; this comes from the exons atgGCATTTAAATTACACATCGGCGTCCTAGCGTTTCCTTTCGGAACGCACGCGGCCCCGTTACTTGCCCTGGTGCGGAGGCTGGCTGTCTCCGTGCCAGACGcgctattttcttttttcaacaGCGCGGCATCGAACGCCACGCTTTTCAACGCAACAACCGCGTATGAAAATATATGCCCGCGCGACGTGTTGGACGGCACGCCCCGTGGCGAGCCCTTCACGGGCTCGCAATTTGAGGCAGTCGGGCTGTTCCTCGGGGCCTCCCCGGCGAACTTCGAGACGGCGATTCGAGAAGCGGAGCGGGAAAGCGGCCTCGAAATCCGCTGCTTATTAACCGATGCGTTTCTTTGGTTTTCCGGCGACATGGCTGAGAAAAGAGGGGTGCCGTGGGTGCCGTTCTGGACCGCTGCTTCGTGCTCGCTGTCGGCGCATGTTTACACCGATCAAATCGTTAAAGCAATTGAATCAACAG AAAATGCGAAACAGGAGAAAGCTCTGTCGTTCATTCCAGGACTGGAAATGGCGACCACGGCCGATCTCCCGCCGGAGATTTTCCTCGGAAACAACGCGTCGCCGCTGGCGACCACGATCAACAAAATGGTGGAGCATCTCCCCAGATCCACCGCCGTCGTACTGAATTCGTTCGAGGAAATCGATCCGATCATCACAAAAGACCTAAAATCGAAATTCCCCAATTTCCTCAACGTCGGCCCTTCGATCCTCGCTTCTCCGGCGCCCCCCTCCGCCCCAATTTCCGACGAATCAGGATGCCTCTCGTGGCTGGGAGGCCAAAACCGCCCCAATTCGGTCGTCTACATCAGCTTCGGCACCGTGATCACGCCGCCGGAGAACGAGCTCACGGCGCTGTGCGAAGCCCTAGAGACATGCCGACTCCCATTCCTGTGGTCGATCAAGGACCACGCGGTGAAATCCCTCCCAAACGGATTCGTCGATCGGACGATTTCGTACGGGAAGATGGTTGCGTGGGCCCCGCAGCCGCAGATACTCGCTCACGAGAGCGTCGGCGCGTTCGTCACCCACTGCGGCTGGAACTCGATTTTAGAGAGCATCGCGAGCTGCGTGCCGCTGATATGCAGGCCGTTTTTCGGAGATCAGAAGCTGAACAGCAGAATGGTGCAGGATTCGTGGAGGATCGGGGTTCGGGTTGAAGGAGGCGTCTTCACCAAGAGCGGAACGATTGAGTGTTTGAAGGAGCTGATGACGACGGAGAAGGGGGCGAAGGTGAGGGAGAATGTTAGTCTTCTGAGAGACAAGGCGGTGGCTGCCGTCGATTCGCAGGGGAGTTCGTCGAAGAATTTCGACAAACTGTTGGAGATCATCGGAGCCCGTTGA
- the LOC125204438 gene encoding flavonol 3-O-glucosyltransferase F3GT2-like — protein sequence MAFKLHIGVLAFPFGTHAAPLLALVRRLAASAPDALFSFFNSAPSNATLFNGTTAYENIRVHDVWDGTPRREPFTGSHFEAVGLFLGASPENFETAIREAERESGLEIRCLLTDAFLWFSGDMAEKRGVPWVPFWTAASCSLSAHVYTDQIVKAIESTENAKQEKALSFIPGLEMATTADLPPEIFLGNNASPLAITINKMVEHLPKSTAVVLNSFEEIDPIITKDLKSKFPNFLNVGPSILASPAPPAAAIADETGCLSWLGGQNRPNSVVYISFGTVITPPENELAALCEALETCRFPFLWSIKDHAVKSLPNGFVDRTNSFGKMVAWAPQPQILAHKSVGAFVTHCGWNSILESITSCVPMICRPFFGDQKLNSRMVQDSWRIGVRVEGGVFTKSGTIECLKELMTPEKGAKLRENVSLLRNKAVAAVDSQGSSSKNFDKLLEVIGAR from the exons atggcatttaaattacatattgGTGTCCTAGCGTTCCCTTTCGGAACACACGCGGCCCCGTTGCTCGCCTTGGTGCGGAGGTTGGCCGCCTCCGCGCCAGACgcactattttcttttttcaacaGCGCGCCATCGAATGCCACGCTTTTCAACGGGACCACCGCGTATGAAAATATACGGGTGCACGACGTGTGGGACGGCACGCCCCGCCGCGAGCCCTTCACGGGCTCGCACTTCGAGGCGGTCGGGCTGTTTCTCGGGGCCTCCCCGGAGAACTTCGAGACGGCGATTCGAGAAGCGGAGCGGGAAAGCGGCCTCGAAATCCGCTGCTTATTAACCGATGCGTTTCTTTGGTTTTCCGGCGACATGGCTGAGAAAAGAGGGGTGCCGTGGGTGCCGTTCTGGACCGCTGCTTCGTGCTCGCTGTCGGCGCATGTTTACACCGATCAAATCGTTAAAGCAATTGAATCAACAG AAAATGCGAAACAGGAGAAAGCTCTGTCGTTCATTCCAGGACTGGAAATGGCGACCACGGCCGATCTACCGCCGGAGATTTTCCTCGGAAACAACGCGTCGCCGCTGGCGATCACGATCAACAAAATGGTGGAGCATCTCCCCAAATCCACGGCCGTCGTACTGAATTCGTTCGAGGAAATCGATCCGATCATCACAAAAGACCTAAAATCGAAATTCCCCAATTTCCTCAACGTTGGCCCTTCGATCCTCGCTTCTCCGGCTCCGCCCGCCGCCGCAATTGCCGACGAAACAGGATGCCTCTCGTGGCTGGGAGGCCAAAACCGCCCCAATTCGGTCGTCTACATCAGCTTCGGCACCGTGATCACGCCGCCGGAGAACGAGCTCGCGGCGCTGTGCGAAGCCCTAGAAACATGCCGATTCCCATTCCTGTGGTCGATCAAGGACCACGCGGTGAAATCCCTCCCGAACGGATTCGTCGACCGGACGAATTCGTTCGGGAAGATGGTGGCGTGGGCCCCGCAGCCACAGATCCTCGCGCACAAGAGCGTCGGCGCGTTCGTCACCCACTGCGGCTGGAACTCGATTTTAGAGAGCATCACGAGCTGCGTTCCGATGATCTGCAGGCCGTTTTTCGGAGATCAGAAGCTGAACAGCAGAATGGTGCAGGATTCGTGGAGGATCGGGGTTCGGGTTGAAGGAGGCGTCTTCACTAAGAGCGGAACGATTGAGTGTTTGAAGGAGTTGATGACGCCGGAGAAGGGGGCGAAGTTGCGGGAGAATGTTAGTCTTCTGAGAAACAAGGCTGTGGCTGCCGTCGATTCGCAAGGGAGTTCATCGAAGAATTTCGACAAACTGTTGGAGGTCATCGGAGCCCGTTGA